The Candidatus Palauibacter australiensis nucleotide sequence TCCTCACCCGCTGGGAGATGATCGGAGAGAAGGATCCCATCCTGGGGGCGAACTGACGCCGCCGATGGCGCGGGACGCCCCTTGAGGGCGCTCCGATGAAGGCGACCTGGATGCAGACGGCGCGGCGGCTCCTCCCGCGCCTCGCGAGCATGTCGCGCAGGATCCGGCCGACGTTCCACCTCGACTCGGTGAACGGCCTGAGCGCCCGGCGCCTGCGCGATCTGGGCGTCGAGGCCGTCCTGTGGGACGTGGATGGGACGCTGATGGCGCACCACGCGGGGCGGGTGGATCCGGCGCTCGCGGCCGCGTTCGAGGATCTGCTCCGGGCGCCGGGGCTGCGGCACGCGATCGTCTCCAACTGCCAGGAGGCGCGCTTCGCCGAGTTGGGGGAGATCTTCCCCGCGATCCCGGTCGTGCTCGGATACGAGACCGGGGCAGGGGCGGCCTTCCGCGTCCGCCGCGGACCGCGCGAGTCGTGGCGCGGCCCCGGCGCGGCGGCGGCTTCGTCCGCCGCCGACGGGACCCCCGGGGACCTGCGGCCGATCCGCAAGCCGAGCCGCCGGCTCGTGCGGGCCGCGCTCGCGGAGCTGGACGTCGCGGACCGTCCGGCGGCGGCGCTGATGGTGGGGGACCAGTACTTCACGGACATCGCGTCGGCGAACCTGGCCGGCGTCCGCTCCGCCAAGGTGCCCACGTTGCACCGGGCCAGCTTCCCGGCCCCGGTCCGCTGGTCGCAGCGCCTCGAAGCCGTGCTCTACCGGCTGATGTACGGCCTTCCGCGGCCGGACGGCGCTTGACGGACCCGGTTCTCGGCGCGATCGAGCGGGAAGTCACAGCCTGCAGGAAGTGTCCGCGGCTCGTCGAGTGGCGCGAACGGGTGGCGCGGGAACGCCGGGCCGCCTTCCGCGACGACACCTACTGGGGCCGTCCGGTGCCGGGCTTCGGCGATCCGGCCGCGCGTCTCCTCATCGTCGGACTCGCCCCGGCCGCGCACGGCGCCAACCGGACCGGGCGCATGTTCACCGGCGACCGGTCCGGCGACTGGCTCTACCGCGCCCTGCACCGCGCCGGGTTCGCCTCGCAGCCCGACTCGACCGCCCGGCACGACGGGCTGGTGCTCCGGGGCGCCTGGGTGACCGCCGCCGTGCGCTGCGCCCCGCCCGCAAACAAGCCCACCGCCGGGGAGCGCGAACGGTGCCGGGGCTACCTCGAGCGCGAACTCGACTTCTTCGCCACCGCGCCCGTCATCGTCGCCCTGGGCGGGTTCTCGTTCGCCGCGCTACTGAGAATCTTCCGGGAACGCGGGGAAGCCGTCCCGCGTCCCGCGCCCCGCTTCGGCCACGGCGTGGAGGTCGGGATCGGACGCCGCCTGCTGATCGGCTCCTACCACCCCAGCCAGCAGAACACCTTCACCGGCACCCTCACCGAACCCATGTTCGACGCCATCTGGACCCGCGCCGCCCAACTCGTCACGCCACGCCGACACTACTCCGACGGCAGCCGGGTGGATGGGTCGAGCACGGAGACGCCCGTCGGCTCGTAGTGGCGGACGTTGCGCGTCACCACGGTCAGACCGTGCTCGAGGGCGGTCGCCGCGATGAGCAGATCCGCCCCT carries:
- a CDS encoding uracil-DNA glycosylase, producing MTDPVLGAIEREVTACRKCPRLVEWRERVARERRAAFRDDTYWGRPVPGFGDPAARLLIVGLAPAAHGANRTGRMFTGDRSGDWLYRALHRAGFASQPDSTARHDGLVLRGAWVTAAVRCAPPANKPTAGERERCRGYLERELDFFATAPVIVALGGFSFAALLRIFRERGEAVPRPAPRFGHGVEVGIGRRLLIGSYHPSQQNTFTGTLTEPMFDAIWTRAAQLVTPRRHYSDGSRVDGSSTETPVGS
- a CDS encoding HAD hydrolase-like protein, which encodes MKATWMQTARRLLPRLASMSRRIRPTFHLDSVNGLSARRLRDLGVEAVLWDVDGTLMAHHAGRVDPALAAAFEDLLRAPGLRHAIVSNCQEARFAELGEIFPAIPVVLGYETGAGAAFRVRRGPRESWRGPGAAAASSAADGTPGDLRPIRKPSRRLVRAALAELDVADRPAAALMVGDQYFTDIASANLAGVRSAKVPTLHRASFPAPVRWSQRLEAVLYRLMYGLPRPDGA